The following coding sequences lie in one Cannabis sativa cultivar Pink pepper isolate KNU-18-1 chromosome 5, ASM2916894v1, whole genome shotgun sequence genomic window:
- the LOC115716403 gene encoding acyl-CoA-binding domain-containing protein 1 isoform X2 — protein sequence MADWQQLIQSIVIGLIFSYLLAKLISIVTSFKEENLTLTRSHTQDDQLLPESESGRETDGESVRPPAVGSGDLGGSHDVDSVIAEHGSVRNESVAGSDEFDDEDEDSDDDDWEGVESTELDEMFSAATAFVAAAAADRLSTKKVSNDVQLQLYGLYKIATEGPCSAPQPSAIKMTARAKWQAWQKLGAMPPEEAMQTYIDIVSALYPTWLAGASMSRGGDTGGPSNDSRGPMGPVFSTFVYEEESANDFKMDAIHGFAREGEVDNLLKSIESGVPVNLKDSEGRTPLHWAVDRGHLNMSELLVSKNADINAQDNEGQTPLHYATMCEREAIAEYLVKQNADINVKDNDGNSPYDLCESNWPWMQHSKE from the exons ATGGCCGATTGGCAACAGCTGATTCAATCAATCGTTATTGGACTCATTTTCTCTTACCTTCTCGCCAAGCTCATCTCCATAGTAACGTCTTTCAAGGAAGAGAATCTCACACTCACTCGGAGTCACACCCAGGACGATCAACTTCTTCCCGAGTCCGAATCCGGACGGGAGACTGACGGAGAATCTGTTCGCCCTCCTGCTGTGGGTTCTGGAGATTTGGGCGGGTCACACGATGTTGATTCTGTGATTGCGGAGCACGGTAGTGTTAGGAATGAAAGCGTAGCTGGTAGTGACGAgtttgatgatgaagatgaggaTTCGGACGATGATGATTGGGAGGGAGTGGAGAGTACGGAATTGGATGAGATGTTTAGTGCTGCTACGGCTTTTGTGGCGGCCGCGGCGGCTGATCGACTATCGACGAAGAAAGTCTCTAATGATGTGCAATTGCAGCTTTATGGACTCTACAAGATTGCTACTGAGGGTCCCTGTAGTGCGCCTCAGCCATCGGCAATTAAAATGACTGCTCGCGCCAAATG GCAAGCATGGCAGAAACTGGGTGCTATGCCACCAGAAGAAGCAATGCAAACATACATTGATATTGTTAGTGCACTGTATCCTACATGGCTGGCAGGTGCAAGTATG AGCAGGGGTGGAGATACTGGTGGACCTAGTAATGATTCCAGAGGGCCAATGGGACCAGTTTTCAGCACCTTTGTTTACGAGGAGGAATCTGCAAATGATTT CAAGATGGATGCTATTCATGGTTTCGCCAGAGAAGGAGAAGTGGACAATTTGCTCAAAAGCATTGAAAGTGGTGTACCAGTGAATCTGAAGG ATAGCGAGGGTCGAACTCCATTACACTGGGCTGTAGATCGTGGTCACCTTAACATGTCAGAGCTCCTTGTCAGTAAGAATGCTGATATCAATGCACAG GACAATGAAGGACAGACCCCATTGCATTACGCGACAATGTGTGAGAGAGAAGCCATTGCTGAATATCTTGTGAAGCAAAATGCAGACATCAATGTAAAAGACAACGACGGCAACTCCCCATATGATCTTTGCGAATCAAACTGGCCTTGGATGCAACACTCGAAGGAGTAG
- the LOC115717774 gene encoding glucan endo-1,3-beta-glucosidase isoform X1 → METPLRFALLLLLTISSLHSGVEGEGIGVNYGTVADDLPPPTQVAKFLVKSTIINKIRLFDTNPEIIKAFAHTGISLTITIPNDQIPHLTKLASAQQWLKTNLQPYLPATDIVRILMGNEVLATANKLLIASLVPAMETLHAALADAGLDRKIKVSTPHSLGILASSSPPSTGKFRQGYDIHVLKPLLDFLNSTDSPFMVNPYPFFGSSPLTIDYALFRVNAGVVDQNTELKYNNMLDAQLDAVYSAMKILGFPDLDIVIAETGWPSDGDLPQIGVDPATAAEYNGNLLRHVTSGSGTPLMPNRTFETYIFGLFNENLKPGPTCERNFGLFRPDFTPVYDIGILRPTARSSVPVGDRPYPGPSPSPSPSPGPNDGPVASPPPHAERRGRGKGWCLPKMAADSEALQKNIDYVCGLGLDCGPIQQGGPCFLPDSVRAHAAYAMNLYYQVMGTNGYACDFEKTGAISHVDPSTYVFFGII, encoded by the exons ATGGAAACTCCTCTTCGATTCGCTCTTTTGCTTCTTCTCACCATCTCTTCTCTCCATTCAG GAGTTGAAGGAGAAGGTATTGGGGTTAACTATGGAACTGTAGCAGATGATCTTCCACCACCAACTCAAGTGGCCAAATTCCTTGTTAAATCCACCATTATCAACAAAATTAGACTATTCGATACAAACCCAGAAATCATCAAAGCTTTTGCTCATACTGGAATCTCACTCACCATTACTATCCCCAACGATCAAATCCCACATCTCACTAAGCTCGCTTCAGCTCAACAATGGCTCAAAACCAACCTCCAACCTTACCTTCCGGCCACCGACATTGTCCGAATTTTAATGGGCAACGAAGTATTAGCCACAGCAAACAAACTCCTAATCGCCTCCCTCGTCCCCGCCATGGAAACCCTCCACGCCGCCCTCGCCGACGCAGGACTCGACCGCAAAATCAAAGTCTCCACTCCTCATTCCCTCGGCATTCTCGCCTCTTCCAGTCCGCCGTCGACGGGAAAGTTCCGGCAAGGCTACGACATCCATGTGCTTAAACCCTTACTCGATTTTCTCAACTCCACCGATTCCCCTTTCATGGTGAACCCATACCCATTTTTTGGGTCTTCACCGCTAACGATCGATTACGCTCTGTTCCGAGTCAACGCCGGCGTCGTTGACCAGAACACAGAGCTCAAATACAACAACATGTTGGATGCTCAGCTGGACGCGGTGTATTCAGCCATGAAAATTTTGGGGTTTCCAGATCTTGATATTGTGATCGCCGAAACGGGTTGGCCATCCGACGGAGATTTGCCCCAAATCGGAGTTGATCCGGCAACGGCGGCGGAGTACAACGGGAATCTCTTACGTCACGTGACCTCTGGTTCAGGCACGCCTCTCATGCCGAATCGGACTTTCGAGACTTACATATTTGGTCTCTTTAATGAGAATCTCAAGCCCGGCCCAACTTGCGAGAGAAACTTTGGGCTTTTCAGGCCCGATTTTACGCCAGTCTACGACATTGGAATCTTACGGCCCACG GCTCGATCGTCCGTACCTGTTGGGGATCGTCCGTACCCGGGACCAAGCCCAAGCCCAAGCCCAAGCCCAGGCCCAAATGATGGACCAGTGGCGTCACCACCACCGCATGCGGAGAGAAGAGGGAGAGGAAAAGGTTGGTGTCTACCCAAAATGGCGGCTGATTCAGAAGCCTTGCAGAAGAATATTGATTATGTATGTGGGCTGGGCCTGGACTGTGGCCCAATCCAACAAGGTGGGCCGTGCTTTCTACCTGATTCAGTCAGAGCCCATGCAGCTTATGCCATGAACTTGTATTACCAAGTAATGGGAACGAACGGCTATGCTTGTGATTTCGAGAAAACTGGAGCAATCTCACACGTTGATCCAAGTACGTATGTTTTTTTTGGTATCATATAA
- the LOC115716403 gene encoding acyl-CoA-binding domain-containing protein 1 isoform X1 encodes MADWQQLIQSIVIGLIFSYLLAKLISIVTSFKEENLTLTRSHTQDDQLLPESESGRETDGESVRPPAVGSGDLGGSHDVDSVIAEHGSVRNESVAGSDEFDDEDEDSDDDDWEGVESTELDEMFSAATAFVAAAAADRLSTKKVSNDVQLQLYGLYKIATEGPCSAPQPSAIKMTARAKWQAWQKLGAMPPEEAMQTYIDIVSALYPTWLAGASMKSRGGDTGGPSNDSRGPMGPVFSTFVYEEESANDFKMDAIHGFAREGEVDNLLKSIESGVPVNLKDSEGRTPLHWAVDRGHLNMSELLVSKNADINAQDNEGQTPLHYATMCEREAIAEYLVKQNADINVKDNDGNSPYDLCESNWPWMQHSKE; translated from the exons ATGGCCGATTGGCAACAGCTGATTCAATCAATCGTTATTGGACTCATTTTCTCTTACCTTCTCGCCAAGCTCATCTCCATAGTAACGTCTTTCAAGGAAGAGAATCTCACACTCACTCGGAGTCACACCCAGGACGATCAACTTCTTCCCGAGTCCGAATCCGGACGGGAGACTGACGGAGAATCTGTTCGCCCTCCTGCTGTGGGTTCTGGAGATTTGGGCGGGTCACACGATGTTGATTCTGTGATTGCGGAGCACGGTAGTGTTAGGAATGAAAGCGTAGCTGGTAGTGACGAgtttgatgatgaagatgaggaTTCGGACGATGATGATTGGGAGGGAGTGGAGAGTACGGAATTGGATGAGATGTTTAGTGCTGCTACGGCTTTTGTGGCGGCCGCGGCGGCTGATCGACTATCGACGAAGAAAGTCTCTAATGATGTGCAATTGCAGCTTTATGGACTCTACAAGATTGCTACTGAGGGTCCCTGTAGTGCGCCTCAGCCATCGGCAATTAAAATGACTGCTCGCGCCAAATG GCAAGCATGGCAGAAACTGGGTGCTATGCCACCAGAAGAAGCAATGCAAACATACATTGATATTGTTAGTGCACTGTATCCTACATGGCTGGCAGGTGCAAGTATG AAGAGCAGGGGTGGAGATACTGGTGGACCTAGTAATGATTCCAGAGGGCCAATGGGACCAGTTTTCAGCACCTTTGTTTACGAGGAGGAATCTGCAAATGATTT CAAGATGGATGCTATTCATGGTTTCGCCAGAGAAGGAGAAGTGGACAATTTGCTCAAAAGCATTGAAAGTGGTGTACCAGTGAATCTGAAGG ATAGCGAGGGTCGAACTCCATTACACTGGGCTGTAGATCGTGGTCACCTTAACATGTCAGAGCTCCTTGTCAGTAAGAATGCTGATATCAATGCACAG GACAATGAAGGACAGACCCCATTGCATTACGCGACAATGTGTGAGAGAGAAGCCATTGCTGAATATCTTGTGAAGCAAAATGCAGACATCAATGTAAAAGACAACGACGGCAACTCCCCATATGATCTTTGCGAATCAAACTGGCCTTGGATGCAACACTCGAAGGAGTAG
- the LOC115717774 gene encoding glucan endo-1,3-beta-glucosidase isoform X2 produces METPLRFALLLLLTISSLHSGVEGEGIGVNYGTVADDLPPPTQVAKFLVKSTIINKIRLFDTNPEIIKAFAHTGISLTITIPNDQIPHLTKLASAQQWLKTNLQPYLPATDIVRILMGNEVLATANKLLIASLVPAMETLHAALADAGLDRKIKVSTPHSLGILASSSPPSTGKFRQGYDIHVLKPLLDFLNSTDSPFMVNPYPFFGSSPLTIDYALFRVNAGVVDQNTELKYNNMLDAQLDAVYSAMKILGFPDLDIVIAETGWPSDGDLPQIGVDPATAAEYNGNLLRHVTSGSGTPLMPNRTFETYIFGLFNENLKPGPTCERNFGLFRPDFTPVYDIGILRPTARSSVPVGDRPYPGPSPSPSPSPGPNDGPVASPPPHAERRGRGKGWCLPKMAADSEALQKNIDYVCGLGLDCGPIQQGGPCFLPDSVRAHAAYAMNLYYQVMGTNGYACDFEKTGAISHVDPSYGKCKY; encoded by the exons ATGGAAACTCCTCTTCGATTCGCTCTTTTGCTTCTTCTCACCATCTCTTCTCTCCATTCAG GAGTTGAAGGAGAAGGTATTGGGGTTAACTATGGAACTGTAGCAGATGATCTTCCACCACCAACTCAAGTGGCCAAATTCCTTGTTAAATCCACCATTATCAACAAAATTAGACTATTCGATACAAACCCAGAAATCATCAAAGCTTTTGCTCATACTGGAATCTCACTCACCATTACTATCCCCAACGATCAAATCCCACATCTCACTAAGCTCGCTTCAGCTCAACAATGGCTCAAAACCAACCTCCAACCTTACCTTCCGGCCACCGACATTGTCCGAATTTTAATGGGCAACGAAGTATTAGCCACAGCAAACAAACTCCTAATCGCCTCCCTCGTCCCCGCCATGGAAACCCTCCACGCCGCCCTCGCCGACGCAGGACTCGACCGCAAAATCAAAGTCTCCACTCCTCATTCCCTCGGCATTCTCGCCTCTTCCAGTCCGCCGTCGACGGGAAAGTTCCGGCAAGGCTACGACATCCATGTGCTTAAACCCTTACTCGATTTTCTCAACTCCACCGATTCCCCTTTCATGGTGAACCCATACCCATTTTTTGGGTCTTCACCGCTAACGATCGATTACGCTCTGTTCCGAGTCAACGCCGGCGTCGTTGACCAGAACACAGAGCTCAAATACAACAACATGTTGGATGCTCAGCTGGACGCGGTGTATTCAGCCATGAAAATTTTGGGGTTTCCAGATCTTGATATTGTGATCGCCGAAACGGGTTGGCCATCCGACGGAGATTTGCCCCAAATCGGAGTTGATCCGGCAACGGCGGCGGAGTACAACGGGAATCTCTTACGTCACGTGACCTCTGGTTCAGGCACGCCTCTCATGCCGAATCGGACTTTCGAGACTTACATATTTGGTCTCTTTAATGAGAATCTCAAGCCCGGCCCAACTTGCGAGAGAAACTTTGGGCTTTTCAGGCCCGATTTTACGCCAGTCTACGACATTGGAATCTTACGGCCCACG GCTCGATCGTCCGTACCTGTTGGGGATCGTCCGTACCCGGGACCAAGCCCAAGCCCAAGCCCAAGCCCAGGCCCAAATGATGGACCAGTGGCGTCACCACCACCGCATGCGGAGAGAAGAGGGAGAGGAAAAGGTTGGTGTCTACCCAAAATGGCGGCTGATTCAGAAGCCTTGCAGAAGAATATTGATTATGTATGTGGGCTGGGCCTGGACTGTGGCCCAATCCAACAAGGTGGGCCGTGCTTTCTACCTGATTCAGTCAGAGCCCATGCAGCTTATGCCATGAACTTGTATTACCAAGTAATGGGAACGAACGGCTATGCTTGTGATTTCGAGAAAACTGGAGCAATCTCACACGTTGATCCAA GCTATGGAAAATGCAAATATTGA
- the LOC115717774 gene encoding glucan endo-1,3-beta-glucosidase isoform X3 yields the protein MLHQMKISMCVRGVEGEGIGVNYGTVADDLPPPTQVAKFLVKSTIINKIRLFDTNPEIIKAFAHTGISLTITIPNDQIPHLTKLASAQQWLKTNLQPYLPATDIVRILMGNEVLATANKLLIASLVPAMETLHAALADAGLDRKIKVSTPHSLGILASSSPPSTGKFRQGYDIHVLKPLLDFLNSTDSPFMVNPYPFFGSSPLTIDYALFRVNAGVVDQNTELKYNNMLDAQLDAVYSAMKILGFPDLDIVIAETGWPSDGDLPQIGVDPATAAEYNGNLLRHVTSGSGTPLMPNRTFETYIFGLFNENLKPGPTCERNFGLFRPDFTPVYDIGILRPTARSSVPVGDRPYPGPSPSPSPSPGPNDGPVASPPPHAERRGRGKGWCLPKMAADSEALQKNIDYVCGLGLDCGPIQQGGPCFLPDSVRAHAAYAMNLYYQVMGTNGYACDFEKTGAISHVDPSYGKCKY from the exons GAGTTGAAGGAGAAGGTATTGGGGTTAACTATGGAACTGTAGCAGATGATCTTCCACCACCAACTCAAGTGGCCAAATTCCTTGTTAAATCCACCATTATCAACAAAATTAGACTATTCGATACAAACCCAGAAATCATCAAAGCTTTTGCTCATACTGGAATCTCACTCACCATTACTATCCCCAACGATCAAATCCCACATCTCACTAAGCTCGCTTCAGCTCAACAATGGCTCAAAACCAACCTCCAACCTTACCTTCCGGCCACCGACATTGTCCGAATTTTAATGGGCAACGAAGTATTAGCCACAGCAAACAAACTCCTAATCGCCTCCCTCGTCCCCGCCATGGAAACCCTCCACGCCGCCCTCGCCGACGCAGGACTCGACCGCAAAATCAAAGTCTCCACTCCTCATTCCCTCGGCATTCTCGCCTCTTCCAGTCCGCCGTCGACGGGAAAGTTCCGGCAAGGCTACGACATCCATGTGCTTAAACCCTTACTCGATTTTCTCAACTCCACCGATTCCCCTTTCATGGTGAACCCATACCCATTTTTTGGGTCTTCACCGCTAACGATCGATTACGCTCTGTTCCGAGTCAACGCCGGCGTCGTTGACCAGAACACAGAGCTCAAATACAACAACATGTTGGATGCTCAGCTGGACGCGGTGTATTCAGCCATGAAAATTTTGGGGTTTCCAGATCTTGATATTGTGATCGCCGAAACGGGTTGGCCATCCGACGGAGATTTGCCCCAAATCGGAGTTGATCCGGCAACGGCGGCGGAGTACAACGGGAATCTCTTACGTCACGTGACCTCTGGTTCAGGCACGCCTCTCATGCCGAATCGGACTTTCGAGACTTACATATTTGGTCTCTTTAATGAGAATCTCAAGCCCGGCCCAACTTGCGAGAGAAACTTTGGGCTTTTCAGGCCCGATTTTACGCCAGTCTACGACATTGGAATCTTACGGCCCACG GCTCGATCGTCCGTACCTGTTGGGGATCGTCCGTACCCGGGACCAAGCCCAAGCCCAAGCCCAAGCCCAGGCCCAAATGATGGACCAGTGGCGTCACCACCACCGCATGCGGAGAGAAGAGGGAGAGGAAAAGGTTGGTGTCTACCCAAAATGGCGGCTGATTCAGAAGCCTTGCAGAAGAATATTGATTATGTATGTGGGCTGGGCCTGGACTGTGGCCCAATCCAACAAGGTGGGCCGTGCTTTCTACCTGATTCAGTCAGAGCCCATGCAGCTTATGCCATGAACTTGTATTACCAAGTAATGGGAACGAACGGCTATGCTTGTGATTTCGAGAAAACTGGAGCAATCTCACACGTTGATCCAA GCTATGGAAAATGCAAATATTGA